A segment of the Longimicrobium sp. genome:
GCTCCCGGCCCAGCAGGTCCTGGAGCAACTCGGCGTAGGAGGCCTCCCGCTTGCTGGCGTCCTGCAGCAGCAGCGGCAACTCCTCGGCGATGCGCACCAGCTTGAGCTGGCGCATCTGGTCCTGGATCGTCTCCAGGCTCCCACCGCCGCTCATGAGCCCACCCCGGCGGCGATCGCCTCGTAGGCGCCCAGAGAGCGCACCTCCACCTCACCCGTCGGGCCGGCATAGGCCGGATCCCACTGCGGCGGACCCTCGGCTTGGCAGGCCCCGGGCGGCGGGACGCTGCGCGGGGGACCGTTCCACCGCGCCACCTGGTGCTTGCCCCAAAGACGAGCGTGGCGCACCAGATCCTCGCCATCCCGGCCGAAGACGATCTCCTCGGCCCGCAGATGGACACGCACCGACCGACCGGCCCACCCCAGGGGCACCGGATACCGGTTCGACTCCACCGGCACCAGCGCGTCGGACGGCACGGTCTGGATCTTCACCTGCTCGCGTGGAGAGGGCGGCCGAGCGTCTACCGCCACCATCTGCGCCGCCTCGCTACGAGCAAACCGCTCGGCCGGCCGCTCGAACGTCGTCCCGTGCACCCGCTGGTCCGCCACCTCCAGACACCACGCCAGCAGAACGGCGTTGAGCTCGTCCAGATCCCGAAACCGCCGGCCGGCCAGGGCATTGCGCTTGACGTACTTGACCCCGCTTTCCACCTTCCCCTTCGTCCGCGCACGGTAGTACCGGCACAACTGGATCTCCACCCCGTAGAAGTCCATCCGGTCCTTGAACGTGGCGTTCCACTCCACCCAACCCGACGACTCGTCTTTCGACAGCACGATCGTCCGCGGATTGTCGTAGAGGATCTTCGCCGTGCGACCCCCGAAATGCTCGAAGGCCCGGGCGTGGCCGTCGAGCAGAAACTCCAAACCCTCCCCGGGGTAGCCGCGAACGAAGATCCGCCGACTGTAGCCCAGCACCATCACGAACAGGTGCACCCGCACCCGATGCTCGCCCAACCACACCCATGAAGACCCCCAATCCACCTGCGCCTGCTGGCCGGG
Coding sequences within it:
- the istA gene encoding IS21 family transposase: MDKESGREMLAAAPEGATEVSLLEESAWEAVRGLWERGLSRKAIARELDLDIKTVRKWLLRAWTPQRRPGQGRGLDSWESFLRGRAPEVGFNAAVLYRELQGKGYAGSYPTVVRYLRPWREEAVRDQRSTVRFETDPGQQAQVDWGSSWVWLGEHRVRVHLFVMVLGYSRRIFVRGYPGEGLEFLLDGHARAFEHFGGRTAKILYDNPRTIVLSKDESSGWVEWNATFKDRMDFYGVEIQLCRYYRARTKGKVESGVKYVKRNALAGRRFRDLDELNAVLLAWCLEVADQRVHGTTFERPAERFARSEAAQMVAVDARPPSPREQVKIQTVPSDALVPVESNRYPVPLGWAGRSVRVHLRAEEIVFGRDGEDLVRHARLWGKHQVARWNGPPRSVPPPGACQAEGPPQWDPAYAGPTGEVEVRSLGAYEAIAAGVGS